In one Culex quinquefasciatus strain JHB chromosome 2, VPISU_Cqui_1.0_pri_paternal, whole genome shotgun sequence genomic region, the following are encoded:
- the LOC6037072 gene encoding trypsin 3A1 isoform X1: MKDNLVLFLFICLMVCKGAIITPFRTKIVGGFPADITDIPYQASLHRYGAHFCGGSIISDKWILMAAHCTMDEPAPEAYAVRVGSTDRNQGSLLAAVKTIIQHPDYDRDSWQYDFTLLELTDKLPLRKSIQPIELTQLEPEVGQLCLVSGWGATLTTEESDELLRAVAVPVINREACAEAYEDFQRVTDSMICAGDLEHGGVDACFGDSGGPMVADGVLVGVVSWGKGCAQPRAVGVYSNVAVVRDWITVISGV, from the exons ATGAAAGACAACTTAGtattgtttctttttatttgtctGATGGTTTGTAAag GAGCCATCATCACTCCTTTCCGGACAAAAATCGTTGGAGGTTTCCCGGCAGACATCACCGATATCCCATACCAGGCATCTCTTCATCGGTATGGAGCTCACTTCTGTGGAGGCTccataatttctgataaatgGATCCTGATGGCAGCGCACTGCACCATGGACGAACCTGCTCCGGAAGCATACGCTGTTCGCGTGGGATCTACGGACCGCAATCAAGGAAGCCTTCTAGCGGCCGTTAAGACCATCATCCAACATCCGGACTATGATCGTGATTCCTGGCAGTACGACTTCACCCTGCTCGAGTTGACTGATAAGCTCCCCCTTCGAAAATCAATTCAACCGATTGAGCTTACCCAGCTTGAACCGGAAGTTGGTCAGCTTTGCTTGGTATCCGGTTGGGGAGCCACGCTGACGACTGAGGAATCCGACGAACTGTTACGGGCCGTGGCCGTTCCGGTGATCAATCGAGAAGCTTGTGCCGAAGCCTACGAGGACTTTCAGCGCGTTACGGATAGTATGATATGCGCTGGGGATTTGGAGCATGGTGGTGTGGATGCGTGTTTTGGCGATAGTGGTGGACCAATGGTTGCTGATGGGGTTCTGGTCGGAGTGGTGTCCTGGGGCAAGGGATGTGCCCAACCGCGTGCCGTGGGAGTGTACTCTAATGTGGCTGTTGTGCGGGATTGGATAACGGTGATTTCTGGTGTTTGA
- the LOC6037072 gene encoding trypsin-1 isoform X2: MAAHCTMDEPAPEAYAVRVGSTDRNQGSLLAAVKTIIQHPDYDRDSWQYDFTLLELTDKLPLRKSIQPIELTQLEPEVGQLCLVSGWGATLTTEESDELLRAVAVPVINREACAEAYEDFQRVTDSMICAGDLEHGGVDACFGDSGGPMVADGVLVGVVSWGKGCAQPRAVGVYSNVAVVRDWITVISGV, translated from the coding sequence ATGGCAGCGCACTGCACCATGGACGAACCTGCTCCGGAAGCATACGCTGTTCGCGTGGGATCTACGGACCGCAATCAAGGAAGCCTTCTAGCGGCCGTTAAGACCATCATCCAACATCCGGACTATGATCGTGATTCCTGGCAGTACGACTTCACCCTGCTCGAGTTGACTGATAAGCTCCCCCTTCGAAAATCAATTCAACCGATTGAGCTTACCCAGCTTGAACCGGAAGTTGGTCAGCTTTGCTTGGTATCCGGTTGGGGAGCCACGCTGACGACTGAGGAATCCGACGAACTGTTACGGGCCGTGGCCGTTCCGGTGATCAATCGAGAAGCTTGTGCCGAAGCCTACGAGGACTTTCAGCGCGTTACGGATAGTATGATATGCGCTGGGGATTTGGAGCATGGTGGTGTGGATGCGTGTTTTGGCGATAGTGGTGGACCAATGGTTGCTGATGGGGTTCTGGTCGGAGTGGTGTCCTGGGGCAAGGGATGTGCCCAACCGCGTGCCGTGGGAGTGTACTCTAATGTGGCTGTTGTGCGGGATTGGATAACGGTGATTTCTGGTGTTTGA
- the LOC6037073 gene encoding trypsin 3A1, translating to MVKLLVLTTCALLGLTSGASLKSTFMPSFSRAGKIVGGFQIDVVDVPYQVSLQRNNRHHCGGSIIDERWVLTAAHCTENTDAGIYSVRVGSSEHATGGQLVPVKAVHNHPDYDREVTEFDFCLLELGERLEFGHAVQPVDLVRDEPADESQSLVSGWGDTRSLEESTDILRGVLVPLVNREECAEAYQKLGMPVTESMICAGFAKEGGKDACQGDSGGPLVVDGQLAGVVSWGKGCAEPGYPGIYSNVAYVRDWIKKVAKV from the exons ATGGTCAAGTTATTAGTGTTGACCACCTGTGCCCTTCTGGGCTTAACATCTG GTGCCTCCCTCAAGTCCACTTTCATGCCGAGCTTTTCTCGCGCAGGGAAAATCGTCGGAGGGTTCCAGATCGACGTCGTTGACGTCCCCTACCAGGTGTCGCTGCAGCGCAATAACCGTCACCACTGCGGCGGATCGATTATCGACGAGAGATGGGTGCTGACGGCGGCCCACTGTACGGAGAATACAGACGCCGGTATCTACAGTGTGCGCGTCGGTTCGTCGGAACACGCCACCGGAGGGCAGCTGGTCCCGGTGAAGGCCGTGCATAACCATCCGGACTATGACCGCGAGGTCACCGAGTTTGACTTTTGCTTGCTGGAGTTGGGCGAGCGTTTGGAGTTTGGCCACGCCGTTCAACCGGTTGATCTGGTTCGGGACGAACCGGCTGACGAGAGTCAGTCGCTGGTTTCCGGCTGGGGAGACACGAGATCGTTGGAGGAATCCACCGATATCCTGAGGGGTGTTTTAGTTCCGTTGGTGAACCGCGAGGAATGTGCCGAAGCTTACCAGAAGCTTGGTATGCCGGTTACGGAGAGCATGATCTGCGCTGGATTCGCCAAGGAAGGAGGCAAGGACGCCTGCCAAGGGGACAGCGGTGGTCCCCTGGTCGTGGACGGGCAACTGGCTGGAGTAGTTTCCTGGGGAAAGGGTTGCGCTGAACCTGGATACCCGGGTATTTACTCCAATGTTGCGTACGTTCGCGATTGGATCAAAAAGGTGGCCAAGGTTTAA
- the LOC119766382 gene encoding uncharacterized protein LOC119766382 — protein sequence MSKCSSSSAVAFSSGLLPSVSLATLEKLKPVPIVERVEPNPEAEWFGCRRSRCRGRVCPRGNPLPEARQIHESVLRRESAFFCRTKPIQPGGKSQRRHPGIWTRRLDVSALWAAAVSGLSAGACTGVPVSVEAVKANSQSLLRSSVIDTAWGSLVVEIGYTFTASLEDCRNHMLKVGGRKISAQDVAKIISSLSESPPGRAVALAPPVHKGQGSRSRNPTMKKFRSIQGKRSVLNRNLL from the exons ATGTCAAAGTGT TCCTCGTCATCGGCGGTAGCCTTTTCGTCCGGCTTACTGCCCTCGGTGAGTTTGGCCACGTTGGAGAAGCTGAAGCCCGTTCCGATCGTGGAACGTGTCGAGCCAAACCCCGAAGCTGAATGGTTTGGCTGCCGCCGGAGTCGGTGCCGCGGCCGTGTTTGCCCCCGAGGAAATCCTCTTCCAGAAGCACGCCAA aTTCACGAGAGCGTCCTTCGCCGTGAGTCGGCTTTCTTTTGCAGAACCAAGCCAATCCAGCCAGGAGGGAAGTCTCAACGACGTCACCCCGGAATTTGGACTCGCCGACTCGACGTAAGCGCGCTTTGGGCAGCAGCTGTGTCGGGACTTTCCGCGGGAGCGTGTACCGGTGTACCGGTTTCGGTCGAAGCGGTCAAAGCCAACTCCCAGTCACTGCTGCGGTCGTCCGTAATAGACACTGCCTGGGGCAGTCTGGTGGTGGAGATCGGCTACACGTTTACGGCCTCGCTCGAGGACTGCAGGAACCACATGCTGAAGGTTGGCGGCCGGAAGATATCAGCACAGGATGTTGCTAAGATTATTTCGTCGCTGTCGGAGAGTCCTCCGGGTAGAGCAGTGGCGCTAGCACCACCGGTACACAAAGGTCAAGGTTCACGGTCCCGGAATCCAACGATGAAGAAGTTCCGATCGATACAGGGGAAACGGAGTGTACTGAATCGCAATCTATTATAA